One window of Diabrotica undecimpunctata isolate CICGRU chromosome 8, icDiaUnde3, whole genome shotgun sequence genomic DNA carries:
- the LOC140448104 gene encoding glucose dehydrogenase [FAD, quinone]-like: protein MSTLTRLLAFSFCLARINSLDLDELYTIVSNKLEQIENYQVPTNNEELFRVNDSKIYDAGSYDFIIVGAGAAGSVLANRLSEISSWKILLLEAGGKTNNFSDIPIFSDNLRKSEMNWGYYTSPQTRSCQGMRNNQCMYPRGKVIGGTTTINGAVYARGAHSDYDNWEEMGIRGWSFKHVLPYFKKSENCSLKSYDKYYHGTTGPLSVNQTSPPSIIANAFVNANREKGLTLVDYNGKQQIGVSKIQFNIKHNKHHNAEHAFLDYVKSRTNLKIMLNAAVNKILLKSHKATGVTFIKDGAIHTAKAKKEVILSAGAINSPQLLLISGVGPREELKKLDIPVVSHLSAVGKNLQDHPLFFNLYFRTNLTALNRSLEENLALYLKDETPFTNGAGLEHLAFINTNTITKGVADIEYLTFAPPFSVPSNPVDALNLKDNYANAYKTYNTLTDISVIMSLMKPKSRGQVTLQSNNISDFPVIDLNFFSDPNGEDIETMYKGIQYILSLTKTEAFKSINATFISEQPSCDQFKGQEREYWYCALKYMTATEYHPSCTTRMGISRRNSVVNKDCVVHTFTNLRVVDAGVMPEIIRGHLTAAVYMIAEKISDEIKRKYGKYKVFN, encoded by the exons ATGTCTACATTAACGAGATTATTAGCCTTTTCGTTTTGCCTTGCACGCATTAACTCGCTCGATTTAGATGAACTTTACACAATTGTTTCAAATAAGCTAGAACAAATTGAAAATTATCAAGTACCTACAAATAATGAAGAACTCTTTAGGGTCAATGATTCGAAAATATATG ATGCTGGATCATATGATTTTATAATTGTTGGCGCTGGAGCGGCAGGTTCCGTTCTGGCAAACAGACTGTCTGAAATTTCTTCATGGAAAATTTTGTTATTAGAAGCTGGTGGAAAAACTAACAATTTTAGCGACATTCCTATATTTAGCGATAATTTAAGAAAATCTGAGATGAACTGGGGATATTATACATCTCCACAAACACGATCCTGTCAAG gcATGCGAAACAATCAGTGTATGTACCCTCGAGGAAAAGTTATAGGGGGAACAACTACCATCAATGGAGCAGTTTATGCTAGAGGCGCTCATTCCGATTACGATAACTGGGAAGAAATGGGTATTCGAGGATGGTCATTTAAACATGTCcttccttattttaaaaaatcggAAAATTGTTCCCTTAAATCGTATGATAAATATTATCATGGAACGACTGGACCCTTATCTGTTAATCAAACGAGTCCTCCTTCTATTATAGCAAATGCGTTTGTCAATGCTAATCGAGAAAAAGGTTTGACTTTGGTTGATTATAATGGAAAGCAGCAGATAGGTGTGTCTAAAATACAATTCAATATTAAACATAACAAACATCATAATGCTGAACACGCCTTTTTAGACTACGTTAAATCtagaacaaatttaaaaataatgcttAATGCCGCTGTTaataaaatattacttaaaagTCATAAAGCAACTGGAGTAACTTTTATTAAAGATGGAGCGATCCATACTGCTAAGGCcaaaaaagaagttattttatcTGCTGGAGCAATAAATAGTCCACAACTCTTACTTATCTCTGGTGTAGGTCCAAGagaggaattaaaaaaattagatattCCAGTAGTTTCTCATTTATCTGCTGTTGGAAAAAATCTGCAAGATCATCctcttttctttaatttatattttagaacAAATCTGACTGCGCTAAATCGATCATTAGAAGAAAACTTGGCACTGTATCTAAAAGATGAAACTCCTTTTACTAACGGTGCTGGATTGGAACATCTTGCCTTTATTAACACTAATACTATAACTAAAGGAGTAGCTGACATAGAATATCTAACTTTTGCTCCGCCCTTTAGTGTACCATCCAATCCTGTTGATGCGTTAAACTTAAAGGATAACTATGCAAATGCTTATAAAACTTATAATACATTAACTGATATTTCAGTTATTATGTCACTAATGAAACCAAAATCAAGAGGTCAGGTAACCTTACAAAGCAACAATATTTCTGACTTCCCTGTTAtcgatttaaactttttttccgATCCTAACGGAGAAGATATTGAAACAATGTATAAAGGTATTCAATATATTTTAAGCCTTACAAAAACAGAAGCTTTTAAAAGCATTAATGCTACTTTTATAAGTGAACAACCAAGTTGCGATCAATTTAAGGGACAAGAAAGAGAATATTGGTACTGCGCTTTGAAATATATGACTGCAACTGAATACCATCCTTCATGCACTACAAGAATGGGAATTTCTAGGAGGAACTCCGTCGTAAATAAGGACTGCGTTGTTCATACTTTTACAAATCTAAGGGTGGTAGATGCAGGTGTTATGCCAGAGATAATAAGAGGTCACCTTACGGCTGCTGTTTATATGATCGCAGAGAAAATATCGGACGAAATTAAACGCAAGTATGGcaaatataaagtttttaattaa